A region from the Oceanidesulfovibrio marinus genome encodes:
- the glgA gene encoding glycogen synthase GlgA: MPPKPLILFASSEMYPFSKTGGLGDVLGALPLALHRQGCNTAVVTPLYGRLNTSEYPLHLLYSDCPVGYPWAPITTDIYLADFHGMPVYFIHRDEYFDRRFYYNTYRGDYFDNCERFIFFSRAVLELSRLLETPPAVIHASDWQTALVPAYLYFARMSDPAWRDTRTVLTIHNLAFQGRFSSRLFWTSGLPPHAWSMDGAEYHGDFNLLKAGIAYSDMVTTVSPSYAREIRVSAECGCGLEGILTKRSDHVRGILNGADYDVWDPRDDRYLPCCYGAKDAEGKESCKSELLKELGLSDELMDKPVLGFIGRLREQKGIDLLLDILPELMKLDVGMVVLGEGDIVYEEQCLAAMEDYLGRFSARVSYTEDLAHRIQAGCDIFLMPSRYEPCGLTQIYALRYGTPPVATAVGGLSDTIVPYPDPEATGFTFRESEPEQFLEAIRQAVTVWQDHAAWSALRERAMRQEFTWDKAAHKYLDVYHALGAAV, translated from the coding sequence ATGCCGCCGAAACCGTTGATCCTGTTTGCATCCTCGGAGATGTACCCGTTTTCTAAAACAGGCGGCCTGGGGGACGTCCTGGGGGCCCTTCCATTGGCCTTGCACCGGCAGGGCTGCAACACCGCCGTGGTCACGCCGCTCTACGGTCGGTTGAACACCAGCGAGTACCCGCTGCATCTGCTTTATTCCGATTGCCCGGTGGGCTACCCATGGGCGCCCATCACGACAGATATCTACCTGGCGGATTTCCACGGCATGCCCGTGTACTTCATCCACCGGGACGAGTACTTCGACCGCCGCTTCTACTACAACACGTACAGGGGCGACTACTTCGACAACTGCGAGCGGTTCATCTTCTTTTCGCGCGCGGTTCTGGAGCTTTCCCGCCTGCTGGAGACGCCGCCGGCGGTCATCCACGCCAGCGACTGGCAGACCGCGCTGGTGCCGGCGTATCTGTACTTCGCGCGCATGTCCGACCCTGCCTGGCGCGACACCCGCACCGTGCTCACCATCCACAACCTCGCCTTCCAGGGCCGCTTCTCCTCGCGGTTGTTCTGGACCTCCGGGCTGCCGCCGCACGCCTGGTCCATGGACGGAGCCGAGTACCACGGGGACTTCAACCTGCTCAAAGCGGGCATTGCCTACTCGGACATGGTGACCACGGTGAGCCCCAGCTACGCCAGGGAGATACGCGTCTCCGCCGAGTGCGGCTGCGGTCTGGAAGGCATCCTCACCAAGCGCTCCGACCACGTCCGAGGCATCCTCAACGGCGCGGACTACGATGTCTGGGACCCGCGGGACGACAGGTACCTGCCGTGCTGCTACGGGGCCAAGGACGCCGAAGGCAAGGAATCCTGCAAGAGCGAGCTGCTGAAGGAGCTGGGCCTGAGCGATGAGCTCATGGACAAGCCGGTGCTTGGCTTCATCGGCCGGCTGCGGGAGCAGAAGGGCATCGACCTCCTGCTGGACATCCTGCCGGAGTTGATGAAGCTCGACGTGGGCATGGTCGTCCTGGGCGAAGGCGACATCGTCTACGAGGAACAGTGCCTGGCGGCCATGGAGGACTACCTGGGCCGTTTCTCCGCGCGGGTGAGCTATACCGAGGACCTGGCCCACCGCATCCAGGCCGGCTGCGACATCTTTCTCATGCCCTCGCGCTACGAGCCCTGTGGCCTGACCCAGATCTACGCCCTGCGCTACGGCACGCCGCCGGTGGCCACGGCCGTGGGCGGTCTGAGCGACACCATCGTGCCCTATCCGGACCCGGAGGCCACGGGCTTCACCTTCCGCGAGTCCGAGCCCGAGCAGTTCCTCGAAGCCATCCGCCAGGCCGTGACCGTGTGGCAGGACCACGCGGCCTGGAGCGCGTTACGCGAACGCGCCATGCGCCAGGAGTTTACCTGGGACAAGGCGGCGCACAAGTACCTGGACGTGTACCACGCCCTGGGCGCCGCGGTGTAG
- the glgB gene encoding 1,4-alpha-glucan branching protein GlgB, giving the protein MAATKPVTIPEFDVYLFGRGEHWDIYRILGAHPHEQDGEHGYRFAVWAPNAQEVNIAGDFNEWRWGEFPLYPVASSGIWAGFLPGMEQGVLYKIGIKDQNGRIVYKTDPYALHTEMRPGNAARTWTLDGYEWNDEQWMRERREKGLPLNRAVSIYEVHPGSWRRKDDGGFLSYNNLADQLIPYVKQLGFTHIQLMPVAEHPLDESWGYQTSHYFAPTSRFGAPDDFRTFVDRCHGAGLGVLLDWVPGHFPKDEWCLGRFDGTAVYEHSDPRQGEHPDWGTYIFNYGRSEVRNFLFANALYWLKEFHIDGIRIDAVASMLYLDYSREEGEWVPNMFGGRENLEAIDFLKELNRVVHEHYPGAIMVAEESTAWAGVSRPLYVGGLGFTFKWNMGWMHDTLEYFSKDPIHRAHHQNTLTFSMLYAFTENFVLPLSHDEVVHGKGALLSKMPGDMWQQQANLRLLYSYQWAHPGKKLLFMGGEFGQWNEWKESGQLDWVLMEFPTHQGIARCLTDLNRILVDEPAMHRFDHDWQGFQWLDFSDYANSVLSFMRLAPELTNPDSGETVFEPAPSVIWVFNFTPVVRKEYVIPAPHGGLWREIFNSDSSAYGGSNTGNAGLVDARYNETSQGWGLNLTLPPLAAMAFKPA; this is encoded by the coding sequence ATGGCAGCGACAAAGCCGGTGACCATACCGGAGTTCGATGTATATCTGTTCGGCCGGGGCGAGCATTGGGACATCTACCGCATCCTGGGCGCGCATCCGCACGAGCAGGACGGCGAGCACGGCTACCGCTTTGCCGTGTGGGCGCCCAATGCGCAGGAGGTCAATATAGCCGGCGACTTCAACGAATGGCGCTGGGGCGAGTTTCCGCTCTATCCTGTGGCCAGCTCTGGCATCTGGGCCGGCTTCCTGCCCGGCATGGAGCAGGGCGTGCTCTACAAGATCGGGATCAAGGATCAGAACGGGCGCATCGTCTACAAGACCGACCCTTACGCCCTGCACACGGAGATGCGGCCCGGCAACGCAGCCAGGACATGGACCCTGGACGGCTATGAGTGGAACGACGAGCAGTGGATGCGCGAGCGCCGTGAAAAGGGCCTGCCCCTGAACCGCGCGGTCTCCATCTACGAGGTCCATCCCGGCTCCTGGCGGCGCAAGGACGACGGCGGCTTCCTCTCCTACAACAATCTGGCTGACCAGCTCATTCCCTACGTCAAGCAGCTCGGGTTCACCCACATCCAGCTCATGCCTGTGGCCGAGCACCCGCTGGACGAGTCCTGGGGCTACCAGACCAGCCACTACTTCGCGCCCACCTCGCGCTTCGGCGCGCCGGACGATTTCCGCACTTTTGTGGACCGCTGCCACGGCGCCGGCCTCGGCGTGCTGCTGGACTGGGTGCCGGGCCACTTTCCCAAGGACGAGTGGTGCCTGGGACGCTTCGACGGCACGGCGGTTTATGAGCACTCCGACCCCAGGCAGGGCGAGCACCCGGACTGGGGCACCTACATCTTCAACTACGGCCGTAGCGAGGTGCGCAACTTCCTCTTCGCCAATGCCCTGTACTGGCTCAAGGAGTTCCACATCGACGGCATCCGCATAGACGCCGTGGCCTCCATGCTCTACCTGGACTACTCCCGCGAGGAAGGGGAGTGGGTGCCCAACATGTTCGGCGGCCGCGAGAACCTGGAGGCCATCGACTTCCTCAAGGAGCTCAACCGCGTGGTGCACGAGCACTACCCCGGCGCCATCATGGTGGCGGAGGAGTCCACGGCCTGGGCCGGCGTGTCCCGGCCCCTCTATGTCGGCGGCCTCGGCTTTACCTTCAAGTGGAACATGGGCTGGATGCACGACACCCTGGAGTACTTCTCCAAGGACCCGATCCACCGCGCCCACCACCAGAACACGCTCACCTTCTCCATGCTCTACGCCTTCACGGAGAACTTCGTGCTGCCGCTCTCCCACGACGAGGTCGTGCACGGCAAGGGCGCGCTGCTCTCCAAGATGCCCGGCGACATGTGGCAGCAACAGGCCAACCTCAGGCTGCTCTACTCCTACCAGTGGGCGCATCCGGGCAAGAAGCTGCTTTTCATGGGCGGCGAGTTCGGCCAGTGGAACGAGTGGAAGGAGTCCGGCCAGCTGGACTGGGTGCTCATGGAGTTCCCCACGCACCAGGGCATTGCCCGCTGCCTCACGGACCTGAACAGGATTTTGGTGGACGAGCCGGCCATGCACCGCTTCGACCACGACTGGCAGGGCTTCCAGTGGCTCGATTTCTCGGACTACGCCAACTCCGTGCTCAGCTTCATGCGTCTTGCCCCGGAGCTGACCAATCCGGACAGCGGCGAAACCGTGTTCGAGCCGGCGCCGTCCGTTATCTGGGTCTTCAACTTCACGCCGGTGGTGCGCAAGGAGTACGTGATTCCCGCGCCCCATGGCGGCTTGTGGCGGGAGATATTCAACTCCGACAGCTCGGCCTACGGCGGCTCCAACACGGGCAACGCCGGGCTGGTGGACGCCCGCTACAACGAAACCAGCCAGGGCTGGGGCCTTAACCTGACGCTGCCGCCGCTGGCGGCCATGGCCTTCAAGCCGGCGTAG
- the arfB gene encoding alternative ribosome rescue aminoacyl-tRNA hydrolase ArfB, translating into MSDERYAPLSGGLLLDLQELRMETMRAGGPGGQHQNTADTAVALTLPVAQSRSLNDEAKSTIFRRLASRLTKDGELRVVSRTSRSQKANRDIAQNRLLELLRSALTEPKQRRPTRISRAAKRRRVESKRRHGDKKAQRAKPDISE; encoded by the coding sequence ATGTCCGATGAACGCTACGCGCCCTTGTCCGGCGGCCTGCTGCTCGATCTCCAGGAGCTGCGTATGGAGACCATGCGCGCCGGCGGTCCTGGCGGCCAGCACCAGAACACGGCTGATACGGCCGTGGCCCTCACCCTGCCCGTGGCCCAGTCCAGAAGCCTCAACGACGAGGCCAAATCCACCATTTTCCGCCGGCTCGCCTCCCGGCTGACCAAGGACGGCGAGCTGCGCGTGGTCAGCCGCACCAGCCGCAGCCAGAAAGCCAACCGCGACATCGCCCAGAATCGCCTCCTGGAGCTCCTGCGCTCCGCCCTTACCGAGCCCAAACAACGCCGACCCACCCGCATCTCCCGCGCGGCCAAACGCCGCCGTGTGGAGTCCAAACGCCGCCACGGCGACAAGAAAGCCCAACGCGCCAAGCCTGATATTTCCGAGTAG
- a CDS encoding class I SAM-dependent methyltransferase → MHRSTRNILRRIAPALDILLAPLSWAGGWWLSMARQIGLTRLPVTRAILARCGVHPLRNHFYEPYPVEAMADGPRDLPGVDLGEPDQLALLDELAPFAGELLAMADRAPAKRAFTFANDSFGPGDAEILYALLRARTPHTVLELGSGMSTLMALEARAATEALSPGRGHTHIVVDPFPKPWLASLGVEVRARKAEDEDPASLAALLGPGDILFIDSSHVVRPGGDVLVAYLDIIPRLPAGVLVHAHDIFTPRDYPAKWAVHQRRLWTEQYLLEALLSGGTRLRTLAAVNHLRHAHPAALARVCPVLGRFLKEGNAVEPGSFWMITA, encoded by the coding sequence ATGCACAGGTCTACCCGAAACATTCTCCGCCGGATCGCCCCGGCTCTGGACATCCTGCTCGCCCCGCTGAGCTGGGCCGGCGGCTGGTGGCTGTCTATGGCGCGGCAGATCGGCCTCACGCGGCTGCCTGTGACCCGCGCCATCCTCGCGCGGTGCGGTGTGCACCCGCTACGCAATCACTTTTACGAGCCGTATCCGGTCGAGGCCATGGCGGACGGCCCGCGCGATCTGCCCGGCGTGGACCTGGGCGAGCCGGACCAGCTCGCCTTGCTCGACGAGCTCGCGCCATTCGCCGGCGAGCTGCTGGCCATGGCCGACCGCGCCCCGGCCAAACGCGCCTTCACATTCGCCAACGACTCCTTTGGCCCGGGCGACGCCGAGATCCTCTACGCGCTCCTCCGCGCCCGCACACCGCACACCGTGCTGGAGCTGGGCAGCGGCATGTCCACGCTCATGGCCCTGGAGGCGCGCGCCGCCACCGAGGCCCTGTCACCGGGCCGTGGCCACACGCACATCGTGGTGGACCCGTTCCCCAAGCCATGGCTCGCCTCGCTGGGCGTGGAGGTCCGCGCGCGCAAGGCCGAGGACGAGGACCCAGCCAGCCTGGCCGCCCTGCTCGGCCCTGGCGACATACTCTTCATCGACTCGTCCCACGTGGTCCGTCCCGGCGGGGACGTGCTTGTCGCCTATCTCGACATCATCCCCCGGCTGCCGGCCGGCGTGCTCGTCCACGCCCACGACATCTTCACCCCGCGCGACTACCCGGCGAAATGGGCCGTACATCAGCGCCGGCTCTGGACCGAGCAGTACCTGCTCGAAGCCCTGCTCTCCGGCGGCACCCGCCTCCGCACCCTCGCCGCCGTGAACCACCTGCGCCACGCACACCCGGCAGCGCTGGCGCGGGTCTGCCCGGTGCTGGGTCGATTCTTGAAGGAAGGAAACGCCGTGGAACCCGGCTCCTTCTGGATGATTACGGCGTAA
- a CDS encoding glycosyltransferase — protein MSVSVIHHTLLELRGGASRVASILNDELAAMGVESSHSFEVAESRDGEAELLSRPWPARLEEAIAAGSVVHVHSTSQWHELLAFLAARQARTVITLHDFQLVAGGCVAPVECDISAGRCPDPCPRGYPDPEGERKLRKRLVGNLDPVIASPSEWLRRQAASSLEREVVLVPNGVPWPQTMPDAAAKNAAKKALGIAQAARTVLFVAHGGRRAAYKAGHEWDFIWRLIKEQTPGAVGIMAGGKSMERDGDLLRLPYLEPEHLARVLTAADVLCYPTLADNHPLAVLEAMAHGAAVAASAVGGVKEQVADGVNGLLAPPEEWETLATHTAELLARPPRCRELSRTAFEQGAKRFNARRMAEDYRTLYGRVLG, from the coding sequence ATGAGCGTATCCGTCATCCACCACACCCTGCTGGAGCTTCGCGGCGGCGCATCGCGCGTGGCCTCGATTCTGAACGACGAGCTCGCGGCCATGGGCGTGGAGTCGTCCCACTCTTTTGAGGTGGCCGAGAGCCGGGACGGGGAGGCAGAGCTTTTGAGCCGGCCGTGGCCGGCGCGGCTGGAGGAAGCCATCGCGGCCGGGAGCGTGGTGCACGTTCATTCCACGTCGCAGTGGCACGAGCTGCTGGCGTTTCTTGCGGCGCGGCAGGCGCGCACTGTGATCACCCTGCACGATTTCCAGCTCGTGGCCGGGGGCTGTGTGGCGCCGGTGGAGTGCGACATCTCGGCCGGCAGGTGCCCGGACCCGTGCCCCCGCGGCTATCCGGACCCGGAGGGCGAGCGCAAGCTGCGCAAGCGGCTGGTGGGCAACCTCGATCCGGTTATCGCCAGCCCCTCGGAGTGGCTCCGGCGGCAGGCCGCGTCCAGCCTGGAGCGGGAGGTGGTGCTGGTTCCCAACGGTGTGCCCTGGCCGCAGACCATGCCCGACGCGGCGGCGAAAAACGCGGCCAAGAAGGCCCTGGGCATTGCGCAGGCGGCGCGTACCGTGCTCTTCGTGGCGCACGGCGGTCGCCGGGCAGCGTACAAGGCTGGCCACGAGTGGGACTTTATCTGGCGGCTGATCAAAGAGCAGACCCCCGGCGCCGTGGGCATCATGGCGGGCGGCAAGAGCATGGAGCGCGACGGCGACCTGCTGCGGCTGCCGTATCTGGAGCCGGAGCACCTGGCCCGCGTACTCACGGCGGCGGACGTGCTCTGCTATCCCACCCTGGCGGACAACCATCCGCTGGCCGTGCTGGAGGCCATGGCCCATGGCGCGGCCGTGGCGGCAAGCGCCGTGGGCGGCGTGAAGGAGCAGGTGGCCGACGGTGTGAACGGGCTGCTGGCCCCGCCCGAGGAGTGGGAGACGCTGGCAACGCACACCGCGGAGCTGCTGGCCCGTCCGCCGCGCTGCCGGGAGCTCTCCCGCACAGCCTTTGAGCAGGGCGCAAAGCGCTTCAACGCACGCCGCATGGCCGAGGACTACCGCACGCTCTATGGGCGCGTCCTGGGCTGA
- a CDS encoding TIGR00730 family Rossman fold protein yields MVQQHKQFVIDDLSMQESWRLFKIMAELVDGFDTLGDYGHGVSIFGSARVREGDPVYDECVEIAQKLAEAGYTVITGGGPGIMEAGNKGAAQVEDGVSVGLNIRLPMEQKPNEFQNVALDFKYFFVRKVMFVKYATAYIVMPGGLGTLDELFEATVLVQTKRIKPFPIILYKSEYWAGLMDWIRDHMVQAGYLNEDELDLFAMMDSPDEVVHFIKRYVIV; encoded by the coding sequence ATGGTTCAGCAACACAAGCAATTCGTCATCGACGACCTTTCCATGCAAGAGTCCTGGCGGCTCTTCAAGATAATGGCCGAGCTGGTGGACGGGTTCGACACCCTGGGCGACTACGGCCACGGCGTCTCCATCTTCGGCTCCGCCCGCGTGCGCGAAGGCGACCCTGTCTACGACGAGTGCGTGGAGATAGCCCAGAAGCTGGCCGAGGCCGGCTACACCGTCATCACCGGCGGCGGCCCCGGCATCATGGAGGCCGGCAACAAGGGCGCGGCCCAGGTGGAGGACGGCGTTTCCGTGGGCCTGAACATCAGGCTGCCCATGGAGCAAAAGCCCAATGAATTTCAGAACGTAGCCCTCGATTTCAAGTACTTCTTCGTGCGCAAGGTCATGTTCGTGAAGTACGCCACGGCGTACATCGTCATGCCCGGCGGCCTGGGCACCCTGGACGAGCTCTTCGAAGCCACCGTGCTGGTGCAGACCAAGCGCATCAAGCCCTTCCCCATCATCCTCTACAAGAGCGAGTACTGGGCCGGGCTCATGGACTGGATACGCGACCACATGGTGCAGGCCGGCTACCTGAACGAGGACGAGCTGGACCTCTTCGCCATGATGGACTCGCCCGACGAGGTGGTCCATTTCATCAAACGCTACGTCATCGTCTAG
- a CDS encoding MBL fold metallo-hydrolase RNA specificity domain-containing protein: MKIKFLGAAQTVSGSCHLIETMGRRFAVDCGMHQGNKEIDERNEAVDLYDPKNIDFFLITHAHIDHSGLLPKMVKEGFTGKIYATEPTRDLLEIMLLDSAHIQEMEAEWESRKKRRRGNTPVEPLYTQDDAMKAMELFEVVEYNTLFEPVEGVKVVYCDAGHILGSAFVEMTVIEKNGGDNGEDTHYHLLFSGDLGRPNQLIIRDPEQPSEDRPVDYLFIESTYGDRDHKDQRKSRQELAEAIEYSYKRGEKVIIPAFAVERSQEMIYSLYLLDQEGKLPRDMPVFLDSPMAIRATEVFRKHPSFFDEDAKKIMEQGHDPLTLPQFQYTLKTQESQALNTMKGPAVIISASGMCNAGRIKHHLRHNLWRPGASVVFVGYQARGTPGRKIVDGAKSIRIFGEDIAVAAKIFTIGGFSAHAGQSQILDWVDSFDQKGMEVFLVHGELEKQEILAKLMRERFQLKVRIPAYLEDVILKPGRAMDVIGHPEVAYPSVDWNYVLGEAEAKLTELRSRLTEVEAKPWIDQSELRDRVLDTTNELSKIVSDL, from the coding sequence ATGAAGATAAAGTTTCTGGGCGCCGCGCAGACCGTCTCCGGTTCGTGCCACCTCATCGAGACCATGGGCCGGCGCTTTGCCGTGGACTGCGGCATGCATCAAGGCAACAAGGAGATTGACGAGCGAAATGAAGCCGTTGATCTCTACGATCCCAAAAATATAGATTTTTTCCTGATCACCCATGCGCACATAGACCACTCCGGCCTGCTGCCCAAGATGGTGAAGGAAGGGTTTACCGGCAAGATATACGCCACCGAGCCCACGCGCGACCTCCTGGAGATCATGCTGCTGGACTCCGCCCACATCCAGGAGATGGAGGCCGAGTGGGAGAGCCGCAAGAAGCGCCGCCGGGGCAACACGCCGGTGGAGCCGCTCTACACCCAGGACGACGCCATGAAGGCCATGGAGCTCTTCGAGGTGGTGGAGTACAACACGCTGTTCGAGCCGGTCGAAGGCGTGAAGGTGGTCTACTGCGACGCCGGCCACATCCTGGGCTCGGCCTTTGTGGAAATGACCGTCATCGAGAAAAACGGCGGCGACAACGGCGAGGACACCCACTACCACCTGCTCTTTTCCGGCGACCTGGGCCGCCCCAACCAGCTCATCATCCGCGATCCGGAGCAGCCCTCCGAGGACCGGCCCGTGGACTACCTGTTCATCGAGTCCACCTACGGCGACCGCGACCACAAGGATCAGCGCAAGAGCCGGCAGGAGCTGGCCGAGGCCATCGAGTACAGCTACAAGCGCGGCGAGAAGGTCATCATCCCGGCATTCGCCGTGGAGCGCAGCCAGGAGATGATCTACAGCCTGTACCTGCTCGATCAGGAGGGCAAGCTGCCCAGGGACATGCCCGTGTTCCTGGACAGCCCCATGGCCATCCGCGCCACGGAGGTCTTCCGCAAGCATCCCAGCTTCTTCGATGAGGACGCCAAGAAGATTATGGAGCAGGGGCACGACCCGCTGACCCTGCCGCAGTTCCAGTATACGCTGAAGACGCAGGAGTCCCAGGCGCTGAACACCATGAAGGGGCCGGCCGTGATCATCTCGGCTTCCGGCATGTGCAACGCCGGCCGCATCAAGCACCATCTGCGCCACAACCTGTGGCGTCCGGGGGCGAGTGTTGTCTTTGTGGGATACCAGGCGCGGGGCACGCCCGGCCGCAAGATAGTGGACGGCGCCAAGTCCATCCGCATCTTCGGCGAGGACATTGCCGTGGCGGCCAAGATCTTCACCATCGGCGGTTTCTCGGCCCATGCCGGCCAGAGCCAGATTCTCGACTGGGTGGACAGCTTCGACCAGAAGGGCATGGAGGTCTTCCTGGTGCACGGCGAGCTGGAGAAGCAGGAGATCCTGGCCAAGCTGATGCGCGAGCGGTTCCAGCTCAAAGTGCGCATTCCGGCCTACCTGGAAGACGTCATTCTCAAGCCGGGCCGAGCCATGGACGTCATCGGCCACCCCGAGGTCGCGTACCCCTCCGTGGACTGGAACTACGTGCTGGGCGAGGCCGAGGCCAAGCTGACGGAGCTGCGCTCGCGCCTCACCGAGGTGGAGGCCAAGCCGTGGATCGATCAGTCCGAGCTGCGCGACCGTGTGCTGGACACCACCAATGAGCTGTCGAAAATCGTCTCCGACCTCTAG
- the rsmD gene encoding 16S rRNA (guanine(966)-N(2))-methyltransferase RsmD encodes MRITAGIYKGRTVRTVEGPGYRPATAKVREALFSMLEARGVAWSDTRVLDLFAGSGSLALESLSRGAQHATMVEMNRSAARTIEKTMADLGIEPGVAVVACTDIFPWLGKGPGKKEPFNLVFVDPPYGENLAGRALNALGRKGWLAPGAVVAAEIEKNAVVPQLAAPFDLDVDRTYGQTRIVIWNTART; translated from the coding sequence ATGCGCATAACAGCCGGTATATACAAAGGTCGCACCGTCCGCACGGTGGAAGGGCCGGGCTACCGTCCGGCCACGGCCAAGGTGCGCGAGGCGCTTTTCTCCATGCTGGAGGCGCGCGGCGTGGCCTGGAGTGATACGCGGGTGCTGGACCTCTTCGCCGGGTCCGGCTCCCTGGCGCTGGAGTCCCTCTCCCGCGGGGCGCAGCACGCCACCATGGTGGAGATGAACCGGTCTGCGGCGCGGACCATAGAAAAGACCATGGCCGACCTGGGCATAGAGCCGGGCGTGGCCGTGGTGGCCTGCACAGACATTTTTCCCTGGCTGGGCAAGGGGCCCGGCAAAAAGGAACCGTTCAACCTGGTCTTCGTAGACCCGCCGTATGGAGAGAACCTGGCGGGCAGGGCGCTGAACGCCCTTGGCCGCAAAGGCTGGCTCGCACCCGGAGCCGTCGTTGCGGCGGAGATAGAGAAGAACGCCGTCGTGCCGCAGCTGGCCGCGCCGTTTGATCTCGATGTGGACAGGACGTACGGTCAAACAAGGATAGTCATATGGAATACGGCCCGCACCTAG
- the coaD gene encoding pantetheine-phosphate adenylyltransferase — MEYGPHLAIYPGTFDPLTFGHVGIVKRGLNVFDKIIVAVAVKTAKSPLFNLKERIALAKESFAGEDRITVESFDGLLVEYAIERGAKAILRGLRAVSDFEYEFQLALMNRHLNRQVQTVFLMTDYRWLYISSTIIKEAARAGGDVRGLVPDPVYFRLMERLGRQVDSTEGMI, encoded by the coding sequence ATGGAATACGGCCCGCACCTAGCCATCTACCCCGGCACCTTCGACCCGCTGACCTTCGGTCATGTGGGCATCGTCAAGCGCGGCCTCAATGTGTTCGACAAGATAATTGTTGCCGTGGCGGTGAAGACTGCCAAGTCGCCGCTTTTCAACCTCAAAGAGCGTATCGCCCTGGCCAAGGAGAGCTTTGCCGGGGAGGACCGCATTACCGTGGAAAGCTTTGACGGCCTGCTGGTGGAGTACGCCATAGAGCGCGGGGCCAAGGCCATTCTCCGCGGGCTGCGCGCCGTCTCGGACTTCGAGTACGAGTTCCAGCTTGCGCTCATGAACCGCCATCTCAACCGGCAGGTGCAGACCGTCTTTCTGATGACAGACTACCGCTGGCTGTACATCAGCTCCACGATCATCAAGGAAGCGGCCCGGGCCGGCGGCGATGTGCGCGGCCTGGTGCCGGACCCGGTCTACTTCCGGCTGATGGAACGGCTGGGTCGGCAGGTGGATTCCACGGAAGGCATGATCTAG
- the miaA gene encoding tRNA (adenosine(37)-N6)-dimethylallyltransferase MiaA translates to MDAMPVICLLGVTGAGKTAASLALAEALPGSVVNLDSRQVYREFPVITAQPSPEEQAVAPHYLYGFLPCTERISAGVFAERAHEACAEVRASGRYPLLVGGAGLYLRAFLEGLAPIPPVDEAVRESLEQALDRSGLAPLRKRLEEADPEYAAAIHPNDTQRTLRALEVYDSTGKPLSWWHAQPTPTPQVRPLKLFLEVEQKALHRRLDERISQMLEAGAVDEARKAMDSCPDPDAPGWSGIGCAELHAYLSGGCPLPEARALWLRNTKAYAKRQMTWFRKESDMTAVPAQDVNRIVALASRFLETV, encoded by the coding sequence ATGGATGCCATGCCGGTTATCTGTCTGCTCGGCGTCACCGGCGCGGGCAAAACAGCCGCTTCCCTGGCCCTGGCCGAGGCCCTGCCCGGCTCGGTGGTCAATCTCGATTCCCGCCAGGTGTACCGGGAGTTTCCCGTCATCACGGCGCAGCCCTCCCCGGAGGAGCAGGCCGTGGCGCCGCACTATCTGTATGGTTTCCTGCCCTGCACGGAGCGCATCTCGGCCGGCGTGTTCGCGGAACGCGCGCACGAGGCATGCGCCGAGGTCCGCGCCTCGGGCCGGTATCCGTTGCTGGTGGGCGGGGCCGGGCTCTATCTGCGGGCGTTTCTGGAAGGCCTTGCGCCCATCCCGCCGGTGGACGAAGCTGTCCGCGAATCCCTGGAGCAGGCCCTGGACCGCTCGGGCCTGGCCCCGCTGCGAAAGCGGCTGGAGGAGGCGGACCCGGAGTACGCCGCGGCCATCCATCCCAACGATACGCAACGCACCCTGCGCGCCCTGGAGGTCTACGACTCCACGGGCAAGCCCCTGAGCTGGTGGCATGCGCAACCCACGCCCACGCCGCAGGTGCGGCCGCTCAAGCTCTTCCTGGAGGTGGAGCAGAAAGCGCTGCATCGCCGCCTGGACGAGCGCATCAGCCAGATGCTGGAGGCCGGGGCCGTGGATGAGGCGCGCAAGGCCATGGACTCCTGTCCCGACCCGGACGCGCCGGGCTGGTCCGGCATCGGCTGTGCCGAGTTGCACGCCTATCTGAGCGGCGGCTGTCCCCTGCCGGAGGCCAGGGCGCTGTGGCTGCGCAACACCAAGGCCTACGCCAAGCGGCAGATGACCTGGTTCCGCAAGGAATCGGACATGACGGCCGTGCCGGCGCAGGACGTGAACCGCATCGTGGCGTTGGCGTCGCGATTTCTGGAGACTGTATGA